A single region of the Bdellovibrio sp. GT3 genome encodes:
- a CDS encoding ABC transporter permease: MKTLWGFMKKEMRQTLRDPRMRILLFLAPCIQLTIFATALSTEARNIRLSVFGSPTDSALMNLYRDCLASGWFIPAKVSSSDPFTQVQGGEADAVLVAPEGGLDKSIGRGEGRLQLLINATNVTRGQSIERYVNTIQLKRSQSDIQIQMPLQFDVRVLYNPAMRTALFLVPGVMSMLVCLITVLLTSMSITKEKELGTFETLIAAPVEPEEVIMGKTIPYVLLGMSNIPLILAVAVFVFGVPMRGNLLVLMFASMMFVFCTVGIGLLISTLAKNQQQSMMGGFLFLLPAMLLSGLAFPIENMPWAMRVFSYFNPITYYIDLLRNIMLKGGDTSLILFNVLILAAMAIAAIGFSWQRFKTTL; encoded by the coding sequence GTGAAGACACTTTGGGGTTTCATGAAAAAAGAAATGCGCCAGACTCTGCGCGATCCACGCATGAGAATCCTGTTATTTCTGGCTCCTTGTATTCAGCTCACCATTTTTGCCACAGCTCTGTCGACAGAGGCCCGTAACATAAGACTTAGTGTGTTTGGTTCCCCCACGGATTCCGCCTTGATGAATTTGTACCGGGATTGTCTGGCGTCAGGATGGTTTATTCCGGCCAAGGTGAGCTCTTCCGATCCGTTCACGCAAGTGCAAGGGGGCGAGGCTGATGCGGTCCTGGTGGCGCCCGAGGGCGGTTTGGATAAGAGTATCGGGCGTGGCGAGGGGAGGTTGCAGCTTTTGATTAACGCGACCAATGTCACCCGTGGGCAAAGTATTGAACGCTACGTGAATACTATCCAGCTTAAACGCTCACAAAGCGACATCCAGATTCAAATGCCTTTGCAGTTTGACGTGCGGGTTCTTTACAACCCGGCGATGCGTACGGCTTTGTTTTTGGTGCCCGGGGTGATGAGTATGCTTGTGTGTTTGATCACAGTTCTACTGACCAGCATGTCTATCACCAAGGAAAAGGAACTGGGGACCTTTGAAACCCTGATCGCAGCACCGGTGGAGCCCGAGGAAGTGATCATGGGTAAAACCATTCCTTATGTGTTGCTGGGGATGAGTAATATTCCTTTGATTCTGGCGGTGGCCGTCTTTGTCTTTGGGGTTCCGATGCGTGGCAATTTATTGGTACTGATGTTTGCTTCTATGATGTTTGTGTTTTGCACGGTGGGCATCGGTTTGTTGATTTCGACGCTGGCGAAAAATCAGCAGCAATCAATGATGGGTGGGTTTTTATTTTTGCTGCCCGCCATGTTGCTATCGGGGCTCGCGTTTCCGATTGAAAACATGCCTTGGGCAATGCGGGTGTTTTCGTACTTCAATCCCATCACGTACTACATTGACCTGCTTAGAAATATCATGTTGAAAGGCGGCGACACCAGTTTGATTTTATTCAATGTTCTGATTCTCGCAGCCATGGCCATTGCGGCGATCGGATTTAGCTGGCAGCGATTTAAAACGACGCTCTAA
- a CDS encoding copper chaperone PCu(A)C produces the protein MKSMILSAMMVLVSSAALAADIEISNPHVFVPLKGTNTTAGFGTIKNTSKNEVTVKIVEAKPFKAVELHESSEKNGRMTMSKMDMYKIPAGQALELKPGGNHIMLFDATKPVEEKQTIAIKLMVNDKEQTVNFPVISRLTKETKKEEKKDEGHHHH, from the coding sequence ATGAAGTCTATGATCTTGTCAGCAATGATGGTTTTGGTTTCCTCTGCAGCTTTGGCAGCGGACATTGAAATTTCCAATCCCCATGTATTCGTTCCACTAAAAGGCACGAACACGACGGCGGGTTTTGGTACAATCAAAAACACTTCCAAAAACGAAGTGACAGTTAAAATCGTTGAAGCAAAACCATTTAAAGCAGTTGAACTGCACGAGTCGTCTGAAAAGAATGGCCGCATGACGATGTCTAAAATGGACATGTACAAAATCCCTGCGGGTCAAGCTTTGGAACTAAAACCAGGTGGCAACCACATCATGCTTTTCGATGCAACCAAGCCGGTTGAAGAAAAACAAACAATCGCCATCAAGTTGATGGTTAATGATAAAGAACAAACTGTGAATTTCCCGGTGATCAGTCGCTTGACGAAAGAGACTAAAAAAGAAGAGAAAAAAGATGAAGGTCATCACCACCACTAA
- a CDS encoding SCO family protein has product MVRDSPGAISLTHSILGALIKKHILIASIISAALAVGLLFALNYYQNLQPELGGDFQANHNGTSWKFSDDAKKLNLLYFGYAKCPDVCPMALTYASQAMKSLTDQERQNIRLIFVSVDVANDTPANVAVYAQQFDPSFVGLSGTKENIDTAVHQFAASYIEEKDPKSYLGYSISHTDRIYFLNKKGIVLDTLPNPRSAESIIEKIKENL; this is encoded by the coding sequence TTGGTTCGTGACTCCCCGGGTGCTATAAGTTTAACTCATAGCATCCTGGGGGCTCTTATAAAAAAGCACATTCTTATTGCATCGATTATTTCTGCTGCACTGGCCGTCGGCTTGCTGTTTGCGCTGAACTACTATCAAAATCTGCAACCCGAATTGGGCGGAGACTTTCAAGCCAACCACAACGGCACTTCCTGGAAATTCTCGGACGACGCTAAAAAATTGAACCTGCTTTATTTCGGTTATGCCAAGTGCCCCGACGTCTGCCCGATGGCGCTGACGTATGCAAGCCAGGCCATGAAATCACTGACTGACCAGGAGCGCCAGAATATCCGTCTGATTTTCGTCAGCGTCGATGTTGCCAACGACACGCCAGCAAACGTCGCCGTATATGCCCAACAGTTTGATCCTTCATTCGTGGGCCTTAGTGGCACCAAGGAAAACATAGACACCGCCGTTCATCAGTTTGCCGCTTCCTATATCGAAGAAAAAGATCCGAAGTCGTATCTGGGCTATTCCATCTCCCACACCGACCGTATTTATTTCTTGAATAAAAAAGGCATTGTACTGGATACTTTGCCCAATCCCCGTTCCGCAGAATCTATTATTGAAAAAATCAAGGAGAACCTATGA
- a CDS encoding gamma-glutamyl-gamma-aminobutyrate hydrolase family protein, with product MKNVRLFLIIFWGILSSAASHAADIQLYQWIPRSQAIAPLILPVKSGETPEAAAERYLQNLEHKPDLMELFKGQRPTTATGKFELLKGDRETRALLIANLPKDYGPDSARVHNFKKLLSRAGHQSYILPISADLGLTLSETRILFEKISAQFPLLVAMGGDDVDPSFYKKENYHSRNTIPTRDQFEISLIKNYVASERGFLLGVCRGSQISSVALGYKMIQDVPIQVGPELPHGDDWHDIEVKKTSHGILASLLPVDSNKLFVNSLHHQAVQFKPGGMLELAATAADGVTEATEFKNGRGLLLQFHPELMENELGSRILKRVVEQKVRMMPMSCSKVF from the coding sequence ATGAAAAACGTCCGACTTTTTCTAATTATTTTTTGGGGTATTCTAAGCTCTGCCGCTAGCCATGCAGCAGACATTCAGCTCTATCAATGGATTCCCCGATCCCAGGCCATAGCCCCTTTGATTTTACCGGTTAAATCCGGAGAAACACCCGAGGCTGCGGCTGAAAGATATCTACAGAACCTGGAGCACAAACCGGATCTGATGGAGCTGTTCAAAGGACAGCGCCCCACTACCGCGACAGGAAAATTTGAACTCCTGAAGGGTGACCGCGAAACCCGTGCTTTGTTAATCGCAAATCTTCCAAAGGATTACGGTCCCGATTCAGCGCGGGTTCATAATTTTAAGAAACTTCTTTCCAGAGCCGGCCACCAGTCCTACATACTGCCTATCAGCGCGGATCTTGGTCTGACATTGAGTGAGACCAGAATTCTATTTGAGAAAATCTCTGCACAGTTTCCACTGCTCGTGGCCATGGGTGGCGATGACGTGGATCCGTCATTCTATAAAAAGGAAAACTATCACTCCCGCAACACCATCCCCACTCGCGATCAATTCGAGATCTCGCTGATCAAGAATTATGTTGCAAGCGAGCGCGGATTCTTATTGGGAGTTTGTAGAGGATCACAAATCTCCTCCGTAGCCCTGGGTTACAAAATGATACAGGACGTACCCATTCAAGTGGGACCAGAGCTGCCTCATGGCGATGACTGGCATGACATCGAGGTCAAAAAAACTTCACATGGAATCTTAGCGTCCCTTTTGCCGGTGGATTCGAATAAACTTTTTGTAAACTCCCTGCACCATCAGGCCGTTCAATTCAAACCTGGCGGAATGCTGGAATTGGCTGCCACAGCGGCAGACGGAGTCACCGAAGCCACGGAATTCAAGAATGGCCGTGGACTGCTGTTGCAGTTTCATCCGGAACTGATGGAGAACGAACTGGGCTCCCGCATCCTAAAGCGCGTAGTCGAACAAAAGGTGCGCATGATGCCGATGAGCTGTTCGAAGGTCTTTTAG
- a CDS encoding putative quinol monooxygenase, translated as MTTLGLYIHLEAKPGREFELENFLRDALPFVQEEMGTTVWFACRIGPSTFAIFDAFADEYARRAHLEGKVAAALIARAPDLLARPPIVERLDVLADKIPGSMTSTEDQDLERPDADYRSHL; from the coding sequence ATGACAACGCTTGGATTGTACATTCATCTGGAAGCGAAGCCGGGGCGGGAATTTGAACTCGAAAACTTTCTAAGGGATGCATTGCCGTTTGTGCAAGAGGAGATGGGAACCACCGTGTGGTTCGCCTGCAGAATCGGGCCTTCAACATTTGCTATCTTCGATGCTTTTGCTGACGAATATGCCCGTCGTGCGCATCTGGAAGGTAAAGTGGCGGCAGCATTGATCGCGCGGGCGCCGGATCTTCTGGCAAGACCTCCGATTGTGGAGCGACTGGATGTGCTGGCGGATAAAATCCCGGGTTCCATGACTTCCACAGAAGATCAGGATCTGGAGCGCCCAGACGCGGACTATCGCAGTCATCTGTGA
- a CDS encoding DUF6279 family lipoprotein, which produces MKSIVFIFLAGILVCSGCSRLDIAYRWADTYIASKVDDYFDISSEQSKALKKDIKKDLISMKETLLPIWMDRLNKIQQDVDDGSLNDKKVAVYFGDFFKDVDQINSHFATTAVDFISSTDAKQIEYFKKSFYKKNQEDLEKSQDSAKLEKKYRGKYEDVFEMFVGSLTDQQKQLIADNVKAAPYPAELRAKNKAFVFKEFIAHQNSKEEMKAFVQEYTTQTDKFDLPEYRAAYQQYQDGLQTLITRVMTNLTPKQKIALKENIQQKSEQLRTISAL; this is translated from the coding sequence ATGAAAAGTATAGTATTTATATTTCTCGCAGGGATATTGGTTTGTTCGGGTTGCAGTCGTTTGGATATCGCATATCGCTGGGCGGATACCTATATCGCGTCCAAGGTGGATGACTATTTCGATATCTCTTCGGAGCAAAGCAAGGCTCTTAAAAAAGACATTAAAAAAGACCTGATTAGCATGAAAGAAACCCTGCTGCCCATCTGGATGGATCGTCTGAATAAGATCCAGCAGGATGTCGATGACGGCTCACTGAACGATAAAAAAGTCGCGGTGTACTTTGGCGATTTCTTTAAGGATGTCGACCAGATCAATTCACATTTTGCGACGACGGCGGTGGATTTTATCAGCTCCACGGATGCGAAACAAATCGAGTACTTTAAAAAGTCTTTCTATAAAAAGAATCAAGAAGACCTGGAAAAATCCCAGGACTCGGCAAAGCTGGAAAAGAAGTATCGTGGTAAGTACGAAGACGTTTTTGAGATGTTTGTGGGTTCGCTGACGGATCAACAAAAACAGCTGATCGCTGATAATGTAAAAGCAGCACCCTATCCGGCAGAGCTTCGCGCGAAAAACAAGGCCTTCGTATTTAAAGAATTCATAGCACATCAAAACTCCAAAGAGGAGATGAAGGCCTTTGTTCAAGAGTACACAACTCAGACTGATAAATTTGATCTGCCCGAATACCGCGCAGCTTATCAGCAGTATCAAGATGGTCTGCAGACGCTGATCACACGGGTGATGACGAACCTGACTCCAAAACAGAAGATCGCTCTGAAAGAGAACATTCAGCAGAAATCCGAGCAACTAAGAACGATTTCAGCTCTTTAA
- a CDS encoding sterol desaturase family protein has product MNNTITSQALPSVLLIISTVFFFTLERVKPGRKLPHSKGWYGRAILINLVQLLMVGFAGLTWNKFFRDYTLLPIGNWNSPALEGFFFWFIGTFVFYWWHRLRHANGWWLIFHQLHHSPARIEVLTSFYKHPVEIAADSILIGFIIYCVFGGSAEAGAWYALYAATGEYFYHANIRTPKWVGYIIQRPEHHSIHHELGVHKYNYADLTLWDRMFGTFKDADDFSERCGFPNDHETKFKEILAFKDVY; this is encoded by the coding sequence ATGAACAACACAATTACGTCTCAAGCACTTCCTTCGGTCTTGCTCATAATTTCTACGGTCTTCTTCTTCACCTTGGAACGTGTAAAGCCAGGCCGCAAACTACCTCATTCCAAAGGATGGTACGGCAGAGCGATTTTAATCAATCTTGTCCAACTGCTCATGGTAGGTTTCGCTGGCCTTACTTGGAATAAGTTCTTTAGAGACTACACATTACTTCCTATTGGGAACTGGAACTCCCCCGCTTTGGAAGGATTCTTTTTTTGGTTTATCGGAACTTTTGTTTTTTATTGGTGGCACCGACTTCGCCATGCCAATGGCTGGTGGTTGATCTTCCATCAACTACATCACAGTCCGGCTAGAATCGAAGTACTAACCTCTTTCTACAAACATCCAGTAGAAATCGCGGCTGATTCAATTTTAATTGGATTTATCATTTACTGCGTTTTTGGTGGAAGTGCGGAGGCTGGCGCCTGGTATGCACTCTATGCGGCGACCGGAGAATACTTCTATCACGCCAACATTAGAACGCCAAAGTGGGTTGGTTACATCATTCAAAGGCCCGAACATCATTCTATTCATCATGAATTAGGTGTTCACAAATACAACTATGCTGATCTCACTTTGTGGGACCGAATGTTTGGAACATTCAAAGACGCCGATGATTTTTCCGAAAGATGTGGATTTCCAAATGATCACGAAACTAAGTTCAAAGAGATTCTAGCCTTCAAAGACGTCTACTAA